A region from the Phycodurus eques isolate BA_2022a chromosome 12, UOR_Pequ_1.1, whole genome shotgun sequence genome encodes:
- the faima gene encoding fas apoptotic inhibitory molecule a, producing MSGDLAGVWEVALSDGVHRIEFEHGTTTGKRVISVDGKEVLRRDWMFKLVGKETFIVGKLDTKATINIDPISGFAYEYTLEINGKSLKKYMENRAKVASTWVLNLDGTDTRVVLEKDTMDIWCNGEKIETAGEFVDDGTETHFTLGEHNCCVKAVSSGKQRDGLIHTLLVDGAEIAECTE from the exons ATGTCCGGCGACCTCGCTGGCGTGTGGGAGGTCGCGTTGAGCGACGGCGTCCACAGGATCGAATTCGAGCACGGGACGACCACCGGCAAGAGGGTCATCTCCGTCGACGGAAAG GAGGTGCTGAGGCGCGACTGGATGTTCAAGCTTGTGGGCAAGGAGACGTTCATCGTGGGCAAGCTGGACACAAAAGCCACCATCAACATCGACCCGATCAGCGGCTTCGCCTACGAGTACACCCTGGAGATCAATGGCAAGAGCCTGAAGAAGTACATGGAGAACAGGGCCAAGGTGGCCAGCACCTGGGTGCTCAACCTGGACGGGACGGATACCAGGGTGGTCTTGG AGAAAGATACCATGGATATTTGGTGTAATGGAGAGAAGATTGAAACTGCA GGCGAGTTTGTGGACGACGGCACAGAAACCCACTTCACACTGGGTGAACACAACTGCTGTGTGAAGGCGGTGAGCAGCGGAAAGCAACGAGACGGACTCATTCACACACTTCTCGTGGACGGAGCAGAAATAGCTGAATGTACAGAGTGA